One genomic region from Henningerozyma blattae CBS 6284 chromosome 2, complete genome encodes:
- the REC114 gene encoding Rec114p (similar to Saccharomyces cerevisiae REC114 (YMR133W); ancestral locus Anc_2.399), which yields MAMDVLFSCELLIFQQYKKPSWCPDGFSSQNKHESKNIDNWNQFVKKHHKIHISTGSLHKKVGVFIFDINQKPVEALILDQASDFKELCKIKSKAPSLSFKYIFNNWLRSFQITFANTSDFEKCVKVLENLGLAIPEGKASNQSINYLNSKNTKLNIVVEKEVSLEESYKENVSYDKSLEILNANCASSSFSVPLPLPHNNNNYSNNSNVLVTDKYASTLNVQSGRLNTNRCQEMIDVSVQTIELEKNKEVNYKISKRVIKQKLKDKEFMQWVDKIEKVLKDMSRDRK from the coding sequence ATGGCGATGGATGTTTTATTCTCATGTGAGcttcttatttttcaacaatATAAGAAGCCATCATGGTGCCCAGATGGATTTTCATCTCAAAACAAGCAtgaatcaaaaaatattgataactGGAATcaatttgttaaaaaacATCATAAAATCCATATATCAACGGGATCATTGCACAAGAAGGTTGgagtttttatttttgatataaatcaaaaacCTGTTGAGGCCCTTATTCTTGACCAAGCATCAGATTTCAAAGAACtctgtaaaataaaatcaaaggCACCCAGCctatcttttaaatacaTATTTAATAACTGGTTGAGATCGTTCCAAATTACATTCGCAAATACTtctgattttgaaaaatgtgTTAAAGTGTTGGAAAATTTAGGTTTAGCAATTCCAGAGGGTAAAGCATCTAATCAGTCAATAAACTATTTAAATTCCAAGAACACTAAGCTTAATATTGTAGTTGAAAAAGAAGTAAGTTTGGAAGAAAGTTATAAAGAGAATGTATCATATGATAAAAGCTTAGAAATCTTAAATGCAAATTGtgcttcatcttcattttcagtTCCTTTACCATTGCcgcataataataataattatagtaataatagtaatgtGCTTGTTACAGATAAATACGCATCTACTTTAAATGTTCAGTCTGGAAGATTAAATACAAATAGGTGCCAAGAGATGATTGATGTTTCTGTTCAAACAATTGAgctagaaaaaaataaggaaGTTAATTACAAGATCAGTAAAAGGgtaataaaacaaaaactaaaagataaagaatttatgCAATGGGTGGacaaaatagaaaaagtCCTAAAAGATATGTCGAGAGACAGAAAGTAA
- the ATP11 gene encoding Atp11p (similar to Saccharomyces cerevisiae ATP11 (YNL315C); ancestral locus Anc_3.30) — protein MLSIRNYILRRLPVKSISKSYNYNSGLWYSTAKDLSPKSDIQLKYQDKLLQEAKKRGLASVDELKVALKKEIEGKKKEFNKVDPLQKFEEYMRNTQSQNTIKKEAMPFDPSIKQEPFKTLDSYVKLDKIKELSRQECEYLWRTRWSKIEDSLHAVIPSDVFERMITIAKQNPMFVLPLPREANISEAERNQNETPMELQYVQWIFVGANTIHCIITSLAEYKAHGTFSRPHTTLEFHTELSKDKGFVLMNGHVETRSGYSLTDAHLLLLNIQRFWGATGSDTPIGKQRVNLLKQFTTGSTEFSVDKLIALAQSTEI, from the coding sequence ATGCTTTCGataagaaattatattctGAGAAGATTACCGGTGAAAAGTATTTCAAAAAGCTATAATTATAACTCAGGACTTTGGTATAGTACAGCCAAAGATTTAAGCCCAAAAAGTGATATTCAACTAAAGTACCAAGATAAATTGCTACAAGAAGCCAAGAAAAGGGGATTAGCAAGTGTTGATGAACTAAAAGTtgcattaaaaaaagagatagaaggaaaaaaaaaagagttCAATAAGGTAGACCCActtcaaaaatttgaagaatatatGCGGAATACTCAAAGTCAGAATACTATTAAGAAAGAAGCAATGCCATTTGATCCTTCAATTAAACAAGAGCCCTTTAAAACATTGGATAGCTATGTAAAActtgataaaataaaagaattatctCGTCAAGAATGTGAATATTTGTGGAGAACTCGTTGGtcaaaaattgaagattcCTTACACGCAGTTATTCCAAGTGAtgtatttgaaagaatGATAACTATCGCCAAACAGAATCCTATGTTTGTGCTACCATTACCGAGAGAAGCAAATATTTCAGAAGCTGAAAGAAATCAAAATGAAACTCCTATGGAATTACAATATGTCCAGTGGATTTTTGTTGGGGCCAATACTATTCATTGCATTATTACATCGTTGGCAGAATATAAAGCGCATGGCACATTCTCTCGTCCACATACCACTTTAGAATTTCATACGGAACTGTCAAAAGATAAAGGTTTTGTATTAATGAACGGTCATGTAGAAACACGTTCTGGCTATTCATTAACTGATGCACActtgttattattaaatattcaaagaTTCTGGGGAGCTACAGGATCTGATACACCTATTGGTAAACAACGTGTTAATctattaaaacaatttacCACTGGTAGCACGGAATTTTCTGTAGATAAATTGATTGCGTTAGCTCAATCGACAGAAATTTGA
- the HRT1 gene encoding SCF ubiquitin ligase complex subunit HRT1 (similar to Saccharomyces cerevisiae HRT1 (YOL133W); ancestral locus Anc_3.28), producing the protein MSVDSTTSFNTSSNTNSTTNIADVEPSSKRHKTPRFQVKKWTAVAFWSWDIAVDNCAICRNHIMEPCIECQPKAMTDTDTDCVAAWGTCNHAFHLHCINKWIKTREACPLDNQPWQLARCGR; encoded by the coding sequence ATGAGTGTAGACTCTACAACAAGTTTCAACACCAgttcaaatacaaatagtACCACAAACATAGCAGATGTTGAACCATCATCCAAAAGACACAAAACTCCCAGATTTCAAGTTAAAAAATGGACTGCGGTAGCTTTTTGGTCTTGGGATATTGCTGTTGACAATTGTGCCATTTGTCGTAATCATATTATGGAACCATGTATTGAATGTCAACCTAAAGCTATGACTGATACTGATACAGATTGTGTGGCAGCCTGGGGTACGTGTAATCATGCTTTTCATCTACATTGTATAAATAAGTGGATTAAAACAAGAGAAGCATGTCCGTTAGATAATCAACCTTGGCAATTAGCCCGTTGCGGGCGTTAA
- the MED7 gene encoding mediator complex subunit MED7 (similar to Saccharomyces cerevisiae MED7 (YOL135C); ancestral locus Anc_3.27) has protein sequence MDTDTNDTSSLYPPPPPYYNFFTPENIKNLKEYKKQKKESSIKKNNDSDDNSNIQQTRTNNADDEVITSELDFLIPPPIPASKQYRGFGNIWQLNDELPDLESMGIRQLYSNENLDKNNHTTSSTTDGKTVYQNKIAELHKLLKSLLLNYLELVGILSINPTQFEAKLEHIKTILINIHHLLNQYRPHQSRESLIMLLEGQLEYKKKEIKNIEDVCDQVKAKLKSITEELSKS, from the coding sequence ATGGATACTGATACTAATGATACAAGTTCCTTGTATCCTCCACCTCCCccatattataatttttttactcCGGAAAACatcaagaatttgaaagaatataagaaacaaaagaaagaaagtAGCATCAAGAAGAATAACGACTCAGatgataattctaatatacAGCAAACTCGAACTAATAATGCTGATGATGAAGTAATTACATCTGaattagattttttaattccaCCTCCAATACCAGCATCTAAGCAATACAGAGGGTTTGGTAACATATGgcaattaaatgatgaattgCCTGATTTGGAATCAATGGGAATTAGGCAACTATACTCCAATGAAAATctagataaaaataatcacACTACATCAAGTACGACAGATGGTAAAACAgtttatcaaaataaaattgcaGAACTGCATAAACTATTAAAATCTCTTTTGCTAAATTATCTAGAATTAGTTGGGATATTAAGCATTAACCCAACTCAATTTGAAGCGAAATTAGAACATATCAAGACAATTTTAATCAACATTCATCATCTATTGAATCAATATAGGCCCCATCAATCCAGAGAAAGTTTGATTATGTTATTAGAAGGTCAACtggaatataaaaagaaagaaattaaaaatattgaagatgTTTGTGACCAAGTCAAAGCTAAGCTAAAAAGTATTACTGAAGAATTATCTAAAAGCTAA
- the PFS2 gene encoding cleavage polyadenylation factor subunit PFS2 (similar to Saccharomyces cerevisiae PFS2 (YNL317W); ancestral locus Anc_3.25), whose product MDFNYNQDPNAVKKYSLQRRTVDISSPSCRAHLWMRQGLATPTIQSESSYVTNILPPNHYIHGNGRAINIANKFTHLSSNKVKHVIPAITWTPEGRRLVVATYNGEISLWNGTSFNFESIMQAHDTAISTMVYSHAGDWLISGDSSGTIKIWQPNFNMVKEIDNSHTECLRDISFSNTDSKFVTCSDDNILKIWNFSNGKQERILTGHHWDVKSCDWHPEMGLIVSGSKDNLVKFWDPRSGQCVSTILNFKHTVLRTRFQPTRGNYLLGISKDKSCRVFDIRNHTKELLTVRDEVDFMTLSWHPINESVFTLANYDGSIKHFDILEDLEKPIHTIPFAHEKCITAMSYNPIGHILASASKDRTIRFWTRSKPIDPNGFDDPTYNNHKINGWFYGINNNINAVREKTEFGAAPPPAEGADAIPSTSTANAASGSTGATSSPSFNLPGLDLKSNTSSLPGLGI is encoded by the coding sequence ATGGACTTTAATTATAACCAAGACCCAAATGCAGTTAAGAAATATTCTCTGCAGCGTCGAACTGTTGATATAAGTTCCCCAAGCTGTCGAGCCCACCTTTGGATGCGCCAAGGGCTAGCTACTCCTACAATTCAATCAGAAAGTTCGTATGTAACAAACATTTTACCACCAAACCACTATATTCATGGTAATGGCAGAGCTATTAATATAGCGAATAAATTTACTCATTTAAGCTCAAATAAAGTTAAGCATGTGATACCTGCAATAACCTGGACACCTGAAGGAAGAAGATTGGTTGTAGCAACATACAACGGTGAGATTTCATTATGGAATGGGACATCGTTTAACTTTGAAAGTATCATGCAGGCACATGATACTGCAATTTCTACAATGGTTTATTCACATGCAGGGGACTGGTTAATTAGTGGTGATTCTAGCGGTACAATCAAAATATGGCAGCCAAATTTTAACATggttaaagaaattgataattcaCACACAGAATGTTTAAGAGATATTTCCTTTAGTAATACAGACTCAAAATTTGTAACATGTTCAGAcgataatattttaaaaatttggaatttcAGTAATGGTAAACAAGAACGAATTCTGACAGGTCACCATTGGGATGTTAAAAGTTGCGATTGGCATCCAGAAATGGGCTTAATAGTATCTGGTtcaaaagataatttaGTAAAATTTTGGGATCCCAGATCAGGACAGTGTGTATCaactattttaaattttaaacatACTGTTCTGAGGACTAGATTTCAACCTACAAGAGGGAATTATTTGCTTGGTATATCTAAGGATAAATCATGCCGTGTGTTTGATATAAGGAACCATACGAAAGAATTACTCACAGTTCGTGATGAGGTGGACTTTATGACTCTGTCATGGCACCCAATAAATGAATCAGTTTTTACATTAGCAAATTACGATGGTTCAATAAAAcattttgatatattagaagatttagaGAAACCAATTCACACAATACCATTTGCACACGAAAAATGTATTACTGCTATGTCATATAACCCAATTGGCCACATCCTAGCAAGTGCATCAAAAGATAGAACGATCAGATTTTGGACCAGATCCAAACCAATTGATCCAAATGGATTCGATGACCCAActtataataatcataaaatTAATGGGTGGTTCTATGGgattaacaataatataaatgCTGTTCGAGAAAAAACTGAATTTGGTGCTGCTCCTCCTCCTGCAGAAGGGGCTGACGCTATACCTTCAACAAGTACAGCCAACGCAGCTTCAGGTAGTACAGGTGCTACTTCCTCACCTTCATTTAATCTTCCTGGGTTAGATTTGAAATCAAATACTTCGTCACTACCTGGTTTAGGTATATAA